One window of Planctomycetia bacterium genomic DNA carries:
- a CDS encoding M20/M25/M40 family metallo-hydrolase: MALLVGTCLASGCAAPGDPLIHQMVAEVSEANIRNSVEKLVSFGTRHTLSDTESETRGIGAARRWIESQFDEISSKSGGRLQVELQSYMQPPDNRRITRDVEIVNVIATLPGDDPVGAQRVLVVSGHYDSICSDPKDAECDAPGANDDASGVAAVLELARIMSTRKFKATIVFAAVAGEEQGLFGSRHMARVFKESNTNVTAMFTNDIVGNTLGQNGVRDRGRVRVFSEGVPVTATSEADHLLRLATGNENDSPSRQLARYIDSACERYVPGFDVLLIWRRDRFLRGGDHTAFSEQGFPAVRFTELNEDYKHQHQNVREEDGQQYGDLVRFVDFGYVAQVTRANLAALAEMALAPAPPANLRVITAKLDHTTTLVWDAGTEKDLAGYEIVWRETTSPLWEKSMFVGIQTECVHPLSKDNYIFGVRSIDEQGHRSVVAYPTPAKE, translated from the coding sequence ATGGCACTACTCGTCGGAACCTGTTTGGCCTCGGGCTGCGCTGCACCCGGCGATCCTCTGATCCACCAGATGGTTGCCGAAGTCTCGGAGGCGAACATTCGCAATTCGGTGGAAAAGCTCGTGTCCTTCGGCACGCGCCATACCCTGAGCGACACTGAAAGCGAGACGCGCGGCATCGGGGCTGCCCGCCGATGGATCGAGTCGCAATTCGATGAGATCAGCAGCAAGTCCGGCGGGCGACTTCAGGTGGAGCTTCAGTCGTACATGCAGCCGCCGGACAATCGACGAATCACGCGCGACGTGGAAATCGTCAACGTCATCGCCACGCTCCCCGGCGACGATCCAGTCGGCGCCCAGCGCGTGCTCGTCGTCAGCGGGCACTACGATTCGATCTGCTCGGACCCGAAAGACGCCGAGTGCGACGCACCGGGCGCCAATGACGACGCGAGCGGCGTCGCCGCTGTTCTCGAGTTGGCGCGGATCATGTCCACGAGGAAGTTTAAGGCCACGATCGTCTTCGCCGCCGTCGCCGGGGAGGAGCAGGGACTCTTCGGCTCGCGGCACATGGCGAGGGTGTTCAAGGAATCCAATACAAACGTCACCGCCATGTTCACCAATGACATTGTGGGAAATACGCTCGGCCAGAACGGCGTGCGCGATCGCGGCCGAGTTCGGGTCTTTTCGGAGGGCGTGCCGGTCACTGCGACGAGCGAGGCCGATCACCTGCTTCGCCTGGCGACGGGAAACGAGAACGACTCTCCCTCCCGCCAACTCGCCCGTTACATTGACTCAGCGTGTGAGCGGTATGTGCCCGGCTTTGATGTGCTCCTGATCTGGCGGCGCGACCGCTTCCTGCGTGGCGGAGATCATACCGCGTTCAGCGAGCAGGGCTTTCCCGCTGTCCGATTCACAGAATTGAACGAAGACTACAAGCACCAACACCAGAATGTCCGCGAGGAAGATGGTCAGCAATATGGCGACCTCGTCCGCTTCGTGGACTTTGGATATGTGGCTCAGGTGACGCGGGCCAATCTCGCGGCACTCGCTGAAATGGCCCTTGCGCCCGCCCCGCCGGCCAACTTGAGAGTGATCACCGCGAAGCTCGATCACACGACCACACTGGTTTGGGACGCCGGTACGGAGAAGGACCTGGCGGGCTACGAGATCGTCTGGCGAGAAACCACCTCTCCACTTTGGGAGAAAAGCATGTTCGTCGGGATTCAGACCGAGTGCGTTCACCCGCTCTCGAAAGACAACTACATCTTCGGCGTGCGCAGCATCGACGAGCAGGGGCACAGGAGCGTGGTCGCCTATCCGACTCCGGCAAAGGAATAG
- a CDS encoding choice-of-anchor E domain-containing protein, with the protein MTTSSVRADGTLTLTETGMLNPIEGNFNSQLVTIPQFDPSKGTLCFVVVRVSASYDATVRTENTAGSGGQISVMATQTLQVTSPVFVAPLPIANSELIPFGSKPVAAFDGVVDFMGPSSATFTYSPTNPREEFLINGLVREPADLGFANFIGNGSYDFSFDGSGGVFVQFNTGGADSTTDLLIGAKVEVEYHYVPEPATLALLLPGLLLVRRRRSL; encoded by the coding sequence ATGACGACGTCCAGCGTCCGCGCCGACGGAACCCTCACCCTCACCGAGACCGGCATGCTCAATCCAATCGAAGGAAACTTCAATTCCCAACTGGTGACAATTCCGCAGTTTGATCCGAGCAAAGGAACACTTTGCTTCGTCGTCGTTCGCGTCAGCGCAAGCTACGACGCGACGGTCCGAACTGAGAACACAGCCGGATCGGGCGGCCAGATTTCTGTCATGGCGACGCAGACGCTTCAGGTAACCTCGCCCGTTTTCGTTGCCCCGCTTCCGATCGCGAATTCTGAGTTGATTCCCTTTGGTTCGAAGCCAGTCGCCGCTTTCGACGGCGTGGTCGATTTCATGGGCCCCAGCAGCGCCACCTTCACCTACTCGCCGACGAACCCCCGGGAAGAGTTTCTCATCAACGGCCTCGTACGCGAGCCGGCCGACCTCGGGTTCGCCAATTTCATCGGAAACGGGTCCTACGATTTCAGCTTTGACGGATCGGGCGGCGTCTTCGTTCAATTCAACACGGGTGGTGCAGATTCCACGACGGACCTGCTCATCGGCGCCAAGGTCGAGGTCGAATACCACTACGTTCCCGAGCCCGCCACCCTCGCCCTGCTCCTGCCGGGCCTGCTCCTTGTTCGCCGCCGCCGATCTCTTTGA
- a CDS encoding CCA tRNA nucleotidyltransferase, translating to MKNRPSPPRVRMTMHAAARTVVRCLQDAGHEAMFAGGCVRDLVMGRRPTDYDVATSAEPPKIITVFRKTRKVGAKFGVILVHIGGHAIEVATFRRDLEYADGRHPSGVEFTDAREDAMRRDFTLNGMFYDPKTREVVDYVDGQADIRAKLIRAIGDPDRRFREDHLRLLRAIRFAARLGFKIESATWTAMKANAAQIAGIAPERIREELDMILSDRNRAWAFDRLVASGMLPHLWPSASMVVPHAKKIQAMLEALPKGAGFEMCMSAILAGLAPYDVEDVCTALRCSNQSTRKITWLVSHAEALDDPAKLSLADLKLLMAHSAFPELVQMLAARLKTLGLPPTAHRQISAHARAIRPDDVAPPPLLTGHDLASLGVTKGPVYKKILDRVYYAQLNEEISDRPAAIAFVRTILQETQK from the coding sequence ATGAAGAATCGCCCCTCACCGCCCCGGGTTCGCATGACCATGCACGCGGCCGCGAGGACCGTGGTCCGTTGTCTTCAGGATGCGGGCCACGAGGCCATGTTCGCCGGCGGGTGCGTTCGGGACCTGGTCATGGGCCGCCGCCCCACCGATTACGACGTGGCCACGTCCGCCGAGCCGCCGAAGATCATCACCGTTTTTCGCAAGACCCGGAAAGTCGGCGCGAAATTCGGCGTCATTCTCGTCCATATCGGCGGCCACGCCATCGAAGTCGCGACCTTCCGCCGCGATCTCGAATACGCCGACGGCCGTCACCCATCGGGCGTCGAATTTACCGATGCCCGCGAAGATGCCATGCGCCGCGACTTCACGCTCAACGGGATGTTCTACGATCCGAAGACGCGCGAAGTCGTGGATTACGTCGATGGGCAGGCCGACATCCGTGCAAAGCTCATCCGCGCCATCGGCGATCCCGACCGGCGATTTCGCGAGGACCACTTGCGTTTGCTGCGGGCGATTCGTTTCGCCGCCCGACTCGGCTTCAAAATTGAATCGGCCACGTGGACGGCCATGAAGGCCAACGCCGCGCAGATCGCCGGCATCGCCCCGGAGCGGATTCGCGAGGAACTTGACATGATCCTCTCGGATCGGAATCGCGCCTGGGCCTTCGACAGATTGGTCGCATCGGGGATGCTGCCTCACCTGTGGCCGTCGGCGTCGATGGTCGTTCCACATGCAAAGAAGATACAGGCGATGCTCGAGGCGCTGCCCAAAGGCGCCGGCTTCGAGATGTGCATGTCCGCCATCCTTGCCGGCCTGGCTCCTTACGATGTCGAAGACGTCTGCACGGCGCTTCGATGCAGCAATCAATCCACTCGAAAGATTACCTGGCTCGTCTCCCATGCCGAGGCGCTGGATGACCCGGCAAAGCTCAGTCTGGCGGATCTGAAGCTCCTGATGGCTCACTCTGCCTTTCCGGAATTGGTTCAGATGCTGGCGGCGAGGCTCAAGACCCTGGGCCTCCCCCCCACCGCCCACCGTCAAATCAGTGCCCATGCAAGGGCGATACGCCCCGACGATGTGGCCCCCCCGCCGCTGCTTACGGGACACGATCTGGCGAGCCTCGGGGTGACAAAGGGCCCGGTATATAAGAAGATTCTCGACCGCGTGTATTACGCCCAACTCAACGAAGAGATTTCAGATCGACCCGCGGCGATTGCTTTCGTGCGCACCATTCTGCAGGAGACTCAAAAGTGA
- a CDS encoding deoxyhypusine synthase, with product MSGDTYPCGTPKSGAKGAERASGESNDDVQKKLLSGRQVEPIRLKGNENLADLIDNCFAGSGFNARRLAEACELYSHMLTKGATVGLTLSGAMTPIGMQGVLISLMEAGFIDWIISTGANLYHDLHRAFDCPVAQGHWATDDNELADVGVARIYDTYIGEDSTLMATDKVIIDAARTIAPGEPISTARFHKELGKELARHAPHPEKSMLIAAEKLGVPIYTSSPGDSSIGMNLVVPQLMGKPILLDPVRDVIETAALVRAAEENGVIHVGGGSPKNFYLQTQPTLHQILFDDVGGGHDYFIQLTTDSPHWGGLSGATPSEARSWGKIADANLNNVVVYSCASLTLPLLAQYVLIRNKPRALKKLLGTVDVAVEELREHAMKNPELKTSLS from the coding sequence ATGTCCGGAGATACCTATCCCTGTGGGACCCCCAAGTCCGGTGCAAAAGGCGCGGAGCGCGCCAGCGGCGAAAGCAATGACGATGTGCAGAAGAAATTGCTGTCCGGCCGGCAGGTGGAACCGATTCGCCTGAAAGGCAATGAGAACCTCGCCGACCTGATCGACAATTGCTTCGCGGGAAGCGGCTTCAACGCCCGGCGACTCGCGGAAGCGTGCGAACTTTATTCGCACATGCTGACCAAGGGGGCCACCGTCGGACTCACGCTGAGCGGGGCGATGACGCCGATCGGCATGCAGGGCGTTCTCATCTCGCTGATGGAAGCGGGCTTCATCGACTGGATCATCTCGACGGGGGCGAATCTCTACCACGACCTGCATCGGGCGTTTGACTGCCCGGTGGCGCAGGGACATTGGGCGACCGATGACAATGAACTCGCGGACGTAGGTGTCGCCCGAATTTACGACACCTACATCGGCGAAGACAGCACGCTGATGGCGACGGACAAGGTGATTATCGACGCGGCGCGGACCATCGCGCCGGGCGAGCCGATTTCAACGGCGAGGTTTCACAAGGAGCTGGGCAAGGAGCTCGCCAGACATGCCCCGCATCCCGAAAAGTCCATGCTGATCGCGGCTGAGAAGCTCGGCGTGCCGATTTACACGTCGAGCCCCGGCGATAGCTCGATCGGCATGAACCTGGTCGTGCCGCAACTGATGGGCAAGCCGATCCTTTTGGACCCCGTGCGCGATGTGATCGAGACGGCGGCGCTGGTGCGGGCAGCGGAGGAGAACGGCGTGATCCACGTCGGCGGGGGGAGCCCGAAGAACTTTTACCTGCAGACGCAGCCGACCCTGCACCAGATTCTGTTTGACGATGTGGGCGGGGGGCATGATTACTTTATTCAACTCACGACGGACTCACCGCACTGGGGAGGCCTGTCCGGGGCGACGCCGAGCGAGGCCCGAAGCTGGGGGAAGATCGCCGATGCAAACCTCAACAACGTGGTGGTGTATAGCTGCGCGAGCCTGACGCTTCCCCTGCTGGCTCAGTACGTGCTGATTCGCAACAAGCCGCGAGCGCTGAAGAAGTTGCTCGGGACGGTTGATGTCGCGGTGGAAGAGCTTCGCGAGCACGCGATGAAGAACCCGGAACTCAAGACAAGTCTGTCATAA
- a CDS encoding cupin domain-containing protein produces the protein MSFIDTKSCRRFVPEKMQKINLFESPQMFCDVYCLEPGQSQKIHAHRGAAKFYYVIEGAATVTVGNEVRELTPGNLAYALADEMHGVENKSSQRVVLLVAMAPNPNNPSHA, from the coding sequence ATGAGCTTCATCGATACGAAATCCTGCCGCCGATTTGTTCCCGAGAAGATGCAGAAGATCAACTTGTTTGAGTCGCCACAGATGTTCTGCGACGTCTATTGCCTTGAGCCGGGCCAATCACAGAAGATCCACGCTCATCGCGGGGCTGCAAAGTTTTACTATGTGATTGAGGGTGCCGCGACCGTCACGGTGGGTAACGAGGTTCGCGAACTGACCCCGGGGAATCTCGCCTACGCCCTGGCTGACGAAATGCACGGCGTCGAGAACAAGTCCAGCCAGCGGGTTGTCCTGCTCGTCGCGATGGCCCCGAATCCAAACAATCCAAGTCACGCCTGA
- the acnA gene encoding aconitate hydratase AcnA: protein MSNNHFGTKSTIQTKSGKLTFFSLPKLAAGGGGPVDRLPVSIRILLENMLRHVGNGITTEDHATALAKYDAKKPVDSELPFMPSRVVLQDFTGVPCVVDLAAMRSAVVKLGGDPTRINPLVPVDLVIDHSVQVDQFGTADALAINEDIEFSRNRERYEFLRWGQKAFANFRVVPPGMGIVHQVNLEYLAKVVMPRKMGDETVAIPDTLVGTDSHIPMINGLGVLGWGVGGIEAEAVMLGQPIYMLAPEVIGVKFSGQLPEGATATDLVLTVTQMLRKRGVVEKFVEFFGDGLAELGLADRATIANMAPEYGATMGYFPVDDETLRYLRRTGRTEDEVDLVERYCKEQGLFRTADTPDPVYTDVLHLELSTVQPSLAGPKRPQDRVRLSDMKSSFRSSLTASLKDRGFGLQESELGQKATVKDNGHSSEIGHGSVVIAAITSCTNTSNPSVMIGAGLVAKKAAERGLKVQPHVKTSLAPGSRVVTEYLKAAGLTPHLDKLGFQTVGYGCTTCIGNSGPLPDPVAKAVTDGNIVAAAVLSGNRNFEGRINALVKANYLASPLLVVAYALAGRTDIDFETEPLGTDPKGQKVYLRDIWPTQKEIREMMARCVTPEMFKQQYSNVFEGNKKWNDIKVSSAEVYPWDAKSTYIQDPPFFDGLRLQPDPIKPIRDARVLVVLGDSVTTDHISPAGSISVNSPAGKFLMDAGVKPEDFNSYGSRRGNDRVMTRGTFANIRLRNLLAPGTEGGVTRYLPSGEQMSIYDAAMKYKADSVPLIALAGAEYGAGSSRDWAAKGTLLLGIRAVIAVSYERIHRSNLVGMGVLPLQFAPGESRESLGLTGEEIFTIDGLDDTLKPKSRVTVSAKPASGGAAKSFSAIVRIDTPVEIDYYRNGGILQTVLRNLVKS from the coding sequence ATGAGCAACAATCATTTCGGCACCAAGTCAACGATTCAAACCAAGAGTGGCAAACTGACGTTCTTCAGCCTGCCGAAGCTGGCGGCGGGGGGAGGGGGTCCTGTCGATCGGCTGCCGGTCTCGATCCGCATTCTTCTGGAGAACATGCTTCGGCACGTCGGTAACGGCATCACGACTGAGGACCACGCGACAGCCCTGGCGAAGTACGACGCAAAGAAGCCGGTCGATTCGGAATTGCCGTTTATGCCGTCGCGCGTGGTGCTGCAGGACTTTACAGGCGTGCCGTGCGTGGTCGATCTGGCGGCGATGCGGTCGGCGGTCGTGAAGCTGGGGGGCGATCCGACGAGGATCAACCCGCTGGTGCCCGTGGACCTGGTCATTGACCACTCGGTGCAGGTGGACCAGTTCGGCACGGCCGACGCGCTGGCGATCAACGAGGACATCGAGTTCTCCCGCAACCGCGAGCGATATGAGTTTCTGCGCTGGGGACAGAAGGCCTTCGCAAACTTCCGCGTTGTTCCCCCGGGGATGGGCATCGTGCATCAGGTCAATTTGGAATATCTCGCCAAGGTGGTCATGCCCCGGAAGATGGGCGATGAAACGGTCGCCATTCCGGACACGTTGGTGGGCACCGACAGTCACATCCCCATGATCAACGGCCTGGGTGTGCTGGGCTGGGGCGTCGGCGGGATCGAGGCCGAGGCGGTCATGCTGGGCCAGCCGATCTACATGCTCGCCCCGGAGGTGATCGGGGTGAAGTTTTCGGGGCAACTGCCGGAAGGTGCGACGGCGACCGACCTCGTGCTGACGGTTACGCAGATGCTGCGCAAGCGAGGCGTGGTCGAGAAGTTTGTCGAGTTTTTCGGAGACGGATTGGCGGAACTTGGGCTCGCGGATCGGGCAACGATCGCCAACATGGCGCCGGAATACGGGGCGACGATGGGATACTTCCCGGTTGACGACGAGACGCTGCGCTATCTGCGGCGAACCGGTCGAACCGAGGATGAGGTCGATCTCGTCGAGCGATATTGCAAGGAGCAGGGCTTGTTCCGGACGGCGGATACGCCCGATCCGGTGTACACGGACGTGCTGCATCTGGAGCTTTCGACCGTGCAGCCGAGCCTGGCCGGCCCGAAACGGCCGCAGGATCGCGTTCGGCTTTCCGACATGAAGTCCTCTTTCCGATCGTCTCTGACGGCATCGCTCAAGGACCGGGGCTTCGGGCTTCAGGAATCGGAGCTCGGTCAAAAGGCAACGGTGAAGGACAACGGCCACAGCAGCGAAATCGGCCACGGCTCCGTCGTGATCGCGGCGATCACGAGCTGCACCAACACGAGCAACCCCTCGGTGATGATCGGCGCCGGTTTGGTGGCCAAGAAGGCCGCCGAGCGCGGGCTGAAAGTCCAGCCGCACGTCAAGACCAGCCTGGCGCCGGGATCGCGCGTGGTGACGGAATACCTGAAGGCCGCCGGGTTGACACCGCATCTGGACAAGCTGGGCTTCCAGACGGTCGGATACGGCTGCACGACGTGCATCGGCAACAGCGGTCCGTTGCCTGATCCGGTGGCGAAGGCGGTAACCGATGGGAACATCGTGGCAGCGGCCGTGCTTTCGGGCAATCGAAATTTTGAAGGGCGCATCAACGCACTGGTGAAGGCGAACTACCTCGCGTCGCCGCTGCTTGTGGTGGCCTACGCACTCGCCGGACGGACGGATATCGACTTTGAAACGGAGCCTCTGGGTACGGACCCGAAGGGGCAGAAGGTGTATTTGCGGGATATCTGGCCGACGCAAAAGGAAATCCGCGAGATGATGGCGCGGTGCGTAACGCCGGAGATGTTCAAGCAGCAATACAGCAACGTCTTCGAGGGCAACAAGAAGTGGAACGACATCAAGGTCAGCAGCGCGGAGGTTTATCCGTGGGACGCCAAGAGCACCTATATTCAGGATCCGCCGTTCTTCGATGGATTGAGGCTGCAGCCTGACCCAATCAAGCCGATCCGAGATGCGCGGGTGCTGGTCGTGTTAGGCGATTCGGTCACAACCGATCATATTTCGCCGGCGGGATCGATCTCGGTGAACAGCCCCGCAGGCAAGTTTCTGATGGATGCCGGCGTAAAGCCCGAGGACTTCAACAGCTACGGCTCACGGCGGGGGAATGACCGGGTGATGACGCGAGGGACGTTTGCCAACATCCGACTGCGGAATCTCCTGGCGCCGGGAACCGAGGGCGGTGTGACGCGCTATTTGCCATCGGGCGAGCAGATGAGCATCTACGACGCGGCGATGAAATATAAGGCGGACTCCGTGCCGCTGATCGCCCTGGCCGGCGCGGAGTATGGCGCGGGCTCATCGCGCGACTGGGCCGCGAAGGGCACGCTGCTTCTGGGGATTCGCGCGGTCATCGCGGTGAGCTACGAGCGCATTCACCGGAGCAATCTGGTGGGCATGGGCGTGTTGCCGCTTCAATTCGCGCCGGGCGAGAGTCGAGAGTCGCTGGGCCTCACCGGCGAGGAGATATTCACGATTGATGGACTGGATGACACCCTGAAGCCGAAGAGCCGCGTGACGGTGTCGGCGAAGCCCGCGAGCGGCGGGGCGGCGAAGTCCTTTTCGGCCATCGTGCGGATCGACACACCGGTGGAGATTGACTACTACCGCAACGGCGGAATCCTTCAGACCGTCTTGAGAAATCTGGTGAAGAGTTGA
- a CDS encoding glutamate synthase — protein sequence MAELVPAPFVDLVNRVRLEYAREQSIFHLPQRKWWTPDPAGPDLSVSFHGQRAGTPVGPAAGPHTQMAQNLVLSWLAGSRIMELKTVQINDRLKIGRPCIDATTIGYNIEWSQELRISEALREYVAGAMLIHMLIEGGILPDSPMTTHATETIYDMSVGYDLAGISSAPIRAFIERMQDASAEVERLRGEIPRQLGILRDLDYPTRLSNTITLSTFHGCPADEIEKICTFLLGEMDCDVVVKMNPPMLGKERLEHLLHDVMGYTELRVNQSAYTSGLQFDEGVQLCGRMAALAKSRGRGFGAKFSNTLEVENHRSFFSADNKIQYLSGQPLHVITLTLADEFRKAVGPDLPFTFSAGIDRPNFANMVACGFRPISVCTDLLRPGGYGRLPGYLTDLSSHMKKVGAKNVDEFIAAARGQTGAEANLSVIADETRQDARYYADANRKEPKRIDSHLVTFDCITCDKCLPVCPNAANFTYPTEAQRVAFTDLVVAGDELKPGDPREIVVEKTAQIANFADFCNDCGNCDTFCPEYDGPFIKKPNFFGSHASWSAFPKRDGFFIDLAESPPIMHGRIKGRVFVLQHEVGWDGWRFEDGEVCLFVRSADHAVERWFAFGPHEATGHVVDMHAFHTMRILLESILRQERVHQVNVGLISATIS from the coding sequence ATGGCCGAGCTTGTTCCTGCACCTTTCGTCGACCTCGTCAACCGCGTGCGGTTGGAGTACGCGCGGGAGCAATCCATCTTTCATTTGCCGCAACGCAAATGGTGGACGCCGGACCCAGCCGGGCCTGATCTTTCGGTCTCATTCCACGGCCAGCGGGCGGGCACCCCGGTGGGTCCCGCCGCGGGGCCGCATACGCAGATGGCCCAGAACCTGGTGCTGTCGTGGCTGGCCGGCTCGCGGATCATGGAACTCAAGACGGTGCAGATCAACGACCGTCTGAAGATCGGCCGCCCCTGCATCGACGCGACGACGATCGGCTACAACATCGAATGGTCACAGGAACTGCGGATTAGCGAGGCCCTGCGCGAATACGTCGCCGGGGCGATGTTGATTCACATGCTGATCGAAGGCGGCATCCTTCCCGACTCGCCGATGACGACGCACGCGACCGAAACCATCTACGACATGAGCGTCGGCTACGACCTGGCGGGCATTTCCTCCGCGCCGATTCGGGCATTCATCGAGCGAATGCAGGACGCGAGCGCGGAAGTGGAACGGCTGCGAGGAGAGATTCCTCGCCAACTCGGCATTCTGCGCGATCTGGACTATCCCACGCGGCTTTCCAACACGATCACGCTCTCGACCTTTCACGGGTGCCCGGCGGACGAGATCGAGAAGATATGCACCTTCCTCCTCGGCGAGATGGACTGCGACGTGGTGGTGAAGATGAACCCACCGATGCTGGGCAAAGAGCGGCTGGAGCATCTGCTGCACGACGTGATGGGCTACACCGAGCTTAGAGTAAATCAGTCCGCGTACACCAGCGGGCTGCAATTCGACGAGGGGGTGCAGCTCTGCGGGCGCATGGCGGCGCTGGCAAAGTCGCGCGGCAGGGGGTTCGGTGCAAAGTTCTCGAATACGCTGGAGGTCGAGAATCATCGCTCGTTCTTCTCGGCGGATAACAAGATTCAGTACCTCTCCGGCCAGCCGCTGCATGTCATCACGCTGACACTCGCCGACGAGTTTCGCAAGGCGGTCGGGCCGGACCTGCCGTTCACCTTCAGCGCGGGCATCGATCGGCCGAACTTCGCCAACATGGTGGCCTGCGGGTTTCGGCCGATCTCGGTGTGCACGGACTTGCTGCGGCCCGGGGGCTACGGCAGGTTGCCGGGTTACCTGACCGACCTCTCATCGCACATGAAGAAGGTAGGCGCGAAAAACGTCGATGAGTTCATCGCGGCTGCCCGGGGACAGACAGGCGCGGAGGCGAATCTGTCAGTCATCGCCGATGAGACGCGCCAAGACGCTCGCTACTACGCCGACGCGAATCGAAAAGAGCCCAAGCGAATTGACTCGCACCTGGTGACCTTCGACTGCATCACCTGCGACAAGTGCCTCCCGGTCTGCCCCAACGCGGCGAACTTCACCTACCCGACGGAGGCGCAGCGAGTCGCCTTTACCGATCTTGTCGTCGCGGGAGACGAACTGAAGCCTGGCGACCCACGGGAGATCGTCGTCGAAAAGACGGCGCAGATCGCGAACTTCGCCGACTTCTGCAACGACTGCGGAAACTGCGACACATTTTGCCCTGAGTACGACGGCCCGTTCATCAAGAAGCCGAATTTCTTCGGCAGCCATGCCTCGTGGTCGGCGTTCCCAAAGCGGGATGGGTTTTTCATCGACTTGGCCGAGTCGCCGCCGATCATGCATGGACGCATTAAGGGCCGCGTATTCGTCCTTCAGCACGAGGTCGGCTGGGACGGCTGGCGGTTTGAGGATGGGGAAGTCTGCCTCTTCGTTCGCAGCGCGGATCATGCGGTGGAGCGCTGGTTCGCCTTCGGGCCACACGAAGCGACCGGGCACGTGGTCGATATGCACGCGTTCCATACCATGCGAATCCTGCTGGAATCGATATTGCGGCAGGAACGGGTGCATCAGGTGAATGTCGGCCTCATTTCTGCGACGATTTCATAG
- a CDS encoding CPXCG motif-containing cysteine-rich protein, with amino-acid sequence MRDEAGYICGACGEEIVVPIDVSAGASQQYTEDCPVCCRANVIHVELDDDGEARVWASLEYEA; translated from the coding sequence ATGCGTGACGAAGCCGGATACATCTGCGGGGCCTGCGGTGAGGAGATCGTCGTGCCCATCGACGTCTCGGCGGGGGCCTCACAGCAATACACCGAGGATTGCCCGGTCTGCTGTCGGGCGAACGTGATTCACGTCGAACTGGACGACGACGGCGAAGCCCGCGTATGGGCCAGCCTTGAGTACGAGGCGTGA
- a CDS encoding HRDC domain-containing protein, protein MSSTFEPLLITEKESLAGLCKRLAEAGSFAFDTEFVGEDSYHPEVCLIQVATHEFHALIDPIVGQLDLGCFWDLLIDPKIEILVHAGSEDLSICYKQTGKCPTNLVDLQIAAGFCGMGHPISLGRLVTQTLQKKVHKSQTLTDWRRRPFTDEQLTYAIEDVIFLPEAYKEIRGKVEELGRWDWVMEECEALCASVTSATTDPEKPLRRMRGTASMSGRQLALLAAILKQREELAIKNNRPARAVMKDHLAIELARRGWSDIEKMRSLRGLTISNADLRSIGQAIEAAKKLPPEAWPEMKVDDTPPEEDVLLAFITAVLRAHCDHIDLAYSLLSTRADIKKLIRATDMTDASADGSSLRRGWRAVAVGDLLTRVLSGEAAVRVNGKDGTRRLVVEPGN, encoded by the coding sequence ATGTCCTCTACCTTTGAACCACTGCTCATTACCGAAAAAGAATCGCTGGCGGGCCTTTGCAAACGCCTTGCCGAGGCCGGTTCATTTGCTTTCGACACCGAGTTCGTCGGTGAAGACAGTTACCACCCGGAAGTATGCCTGATACAGGTCGCCACGCATGAGTTCCACGCCCTGATAGATCCCATCGTCGGGCAATTGGACCTCGGCTGCTTCTGGGATTTGCTGATTGACCCGAAAATTGAAATCCTCGTTCACGCCGGCTCGGAAGACTTGTCCATTTGCTATAAGCAGACCGGCAAGTGCCCCACCAACCTGGTCGATCTTCAGATCGCCGCCGGTTTCTGCGGCATGGGCCATCCGATCAGTCTCGGCCGACTCGTCACGCAAACTCTCCAGAAGAAGGTCCACAAGTCGCAGACCCTGACTGACTGGCGGCGGCGCCCGTTCACCGATGAGCAGCTTACCTACGCCATCGAGGACGTGATATTTCTGCCCGAAGCCTATAAAGAGATTCGCGGGAAGGTCGAAGAGCTCGGCAGGTGGGATTGGGTGATGGAAGAGTGCGAGGCCCTTTGCGCTTCTGTTACTTCGGCGACGACCGATCCCGAAAAGCCGCTGCGGCGAATGCGCGGCACCGCCTCCATGTCCGGCAGGCAACTCGCCCTGCTCGCCGCCATTTTGAAGCAGCGCGAGGAGTTGGCGATTAAGAACAACCGCCCTGCCCGCGCCGTGATGAAGGATCATCTCGCCATCGAGCTGGCCCGCCGCGGCTGGTCGGACATCGAAAAGATGCGCAGCCTTCGCGGCCTCACCATTTCCAATGCCGACCTCCGCAGCATCGGACAGGCCATCGAGGCCGCCAAGAAACTGCCCCCCGAAGCCTGGCCGGAAATGAAAGTCGACGACACCCCTCCCGAGGAAGACGTCCTCCTCGCCTTCATCACCGCCGTGCTGAGGGCCCACTGCGATCACATCGATTTGGCCTATTCGCTCCTCTCCACCCGGGCCGACATCAAGAAACTCATCCGTGCGACCGATATGACCGACGCCTCGGCCGACGGCTCGAGCCTCCGGCGCGGCTGGCGGGCCGTTGCGGTCGGCGATCTGCTCACCCGTGTTCTGTCCGGCGAAGCCGCGGTTCGTGTCAACGGCAAGGACGGCACCCGAAGATTGGTCGTTGAGCCGGGCAACTAA